The nucleotide window CATTCAGGGGGACATTACCTGCTGCGGTTACTGCAAAAACACCAAGGGCATAAATGATCAATGCGGTAACCAGGTAGGGAAGCAGGTCGCTGATGCTATTATACCAAACCAGGAGCGCCGTCAACACTAACAAGAGCAGACTACCTATAAAGCTGGCAAAGAATACAGGGTTAAGAATGGCTTTATTAATCCCCTGGAAAGACAGGAGGTATTCGCGGGTGGGTAAAACACCCAACCCATTTATTACAGAGCATTGATAGCTGTAAAACAGTCCGGCTGAAAGACCCGTCAACAGCAGGCATGAACCATATAATATGAAATAAATGTTCATAAGAATTTATTTAATGTTTCAACCATAAACCGGCTGCCAATGTCTTTTGTACATATTTGTCAAAACTGCCTGCCGGGCGGCCCAGTACCTCGTTTATATCCTCTTTTACTGATGCATTTCTGCCGTCAAGTGTAGTGGTAAACAAATAACCGATCAATGCTATAATTTCCTCCGGTACCTGGTGTTCCTTCAAGACGATAATGTAGGTTTCCAGCGGAACCTGCTTCAATTGTATATCCCTTCCCGAAGCATCAGCAATTCTAGCAACAGCTTCATTAAACGAAAGCAATTCAGGTCCACTTAATTCATACACTTTGCCCTTGTGACGATCGGTGATG belongs to Niabella yanshanensis and includes:
- a CDS encoding anthrone oxygenase family protein, whose translation is MNIYFILYGSCLLLTGLSAGLFYSYQCSVINGLGVLPTREYLLSFQGINKAILNPVFFASFIGSLLLLVLTALLVWYNSISDLLPYLVTALIIYALGVFAVTAAGNVPLNEELARLDLTTATGAELEQFRQKFEVRWNRLNLVRTIGAILAFMALIIPCIKKLAATI